A region from the Streptomyces sp. 3214.6 genome encodes:
- a CDS encoding alkene reductase — MPVNTSEVSPAPSLFSPVSLGKIELANRIVMAPMTRVRSGSAGIPGDLMVEYYRQRASVGLIIAEGTYPDHASQGYVGEPGIATDEQAAGWQRVFEAVHAEGGRIVLQIMHAGRQTHPDVNGGRRILAPSAIARSGETFTEKGEQPYPVPEAMTTAEIRAALKDFVTAARRAIEAGADGVEIHGANGYLLHQFLSPAANQRTDEYGGSPHNRARFVVEVVTAIAQAVGAERVGLRISPEVDFGDVFETDRDDVLATYGTLLDQLRPLGLAYLSVLHAEPGGDLVQELRRRFDGKLIVNNGPLGGGQTTREQALQQIEAGHADAVAVGRALIANPDLVERWQGGHPENEPRPELFYGPGAEGYTDYPFLEAA; from the coding sequence ATGCCTGTCAACACTTCAGAAGTCTCGCCCGCTCCGTCACTTTTCTCGCCCGTCTCTCTCGGGAAGATCGAGCTCGCCAACCGCATCGTCATGGCACCGATGACCCGGGTCCGGTCCGGTTCCGCCGGCATCCCCGGGGACCTGATGGTCGAGTACTACCGGCAGCGGGCGAGCGTCGGGCTGATCATCGCCGAGGGCACCTACCCCGACCACGCGTCGCAGGGGTATGTCGGTGAGCCGGGCATCGCCACCGACGAGCAGGCGGCCGGCTGGCAGCGGGTGTTCGAGGCGGTGCACGCCGAGGGCGGCCGCATCGTCCTGCAGATCATGCACGCCGGCCGCCAAACCCACCCCGACGTCAACGGCGGCCGCCGCATCCTCGCCCCCAGCGCGATCGCCCGCAGCGGCGAGACGTTCACCGAGAAGGGCGAGCAGCCCTACCCCGTACCGGAAGCGATGACCACCGCAGAGATCCGTGCAGCCCTTAAGGACTTCGTCACCGCGGCCCGCCGGGCCATCGAGGCGGGAGCGGACGGCGTGGAAATCCACGGCGCCAACGGCTACCTGCTCCACCAGTTCCTCTCCCCGGCGGCCAACCAGCGCACCGATGAATACGGCGGCTCGCCGCACAACCGCGCCCGCTTCGTCGTCGAGGTCGTCACGGCCATCGCCCAGGCCGTCGGTGCCGAGCGGGTCGGGCTGCGGATCTCACCGGAGGTCGACTTCGGGGACGTCTTCGAGACCGACCGGGACGACGTCCTGGCCACCTACGGCACCCTGCTCGACCAACTGCGCCCGCTGGGCCTGGCCTACCTCTCCGTACTGCACGCCGAGCCGGGCGGCGACCTGGTACAGGAGCTGCGACGGCGCTTCGACGGCAAGCTGATCGTCAACAACGGCCCCCTCGGCGGGGGGCAGACCACCCGCGAGCAGGCGCTCCAGCAGATCGAGGCCGGCCACGCCGACGCCGTGGCCGTGGGCCGGGCCCTCATCGCCAACCCCGACCTGGTCGAGCGCTGGCAGGGCGGGCACCCGGAGAACGAGCCGCGGCCGGAACTGTTCTACGGGCCGGGCGCCGAGGGCTACACCGACTACCCGTTCCTCGAAGCGGCTTGA
- a CDS encoding LysR family transcriptional regulator, with product MLDVRRILLFTEVARRGSVTATARALNYTPSAVSQQVSRLEAEAGQPLLERHARGVTLTDAGRALAERGERIERELTAAKNELADFAGLRAGNLRVGTFPTVGASLLPRAVIAFREAHPDVRLTVRSARIAGLWAMLENREVEMSLMWDYDWNRIDREDIVVTSLADDPPALLVSNDHPLAGQPLATLADFANDSWITRADNHPVAEALARSCHTAGFEPQIAYEAHDYQEAQAMVAAGIGVALAPTLALEGIRGGVSVLPLQPPAPVRRILLVRMSDHVLTPAAQAFAGFLRDSAAVGAPS from the coding sequence GTGCTCGACGTCCGGCGCATCCTGCTCTTCACCGAAGTCGCCCGCCGGGGCTCGGTCACCGCGACCGCACGGGCCCTCAACTACACTCCGTCAGCGGTGTCCCAGCAGGTCAGCCGCCTGGAGGCGGAGGCCGGGCAGCCCCTGCTGGAGCGGCATGCGCGGGGCGTCACGCTCACCGACGCGGGACGCGCACTGGCCGAGCGCGGGGAGCGGATCGAGCGCGAGCTGACGGCTGCGAAGAATGAGCTCGCCGACTTCGCGGGACTGCGTGCGGGCAACCTCCGGGTCGGCACCTTCCCCACTGTCGGCGCCTCCCTTCTCCCGCGGGCCGTGATCGCCTTCCGGGAAGCGCACCCCGACGTACGGCTGACGGTCCGCAGTGCCCGTATCGCGGGCCTGTGGGCGATGCTGGAGAACCGGGAGGTCGAGATGTCCTTGATGTGGGACTACGACTGGAACCGAATCGATCGCGAAGACATCGTGGTCACCTCACTCGCCGACGACCCCCCGGCGCTCCTCGTCAGCAACGACCATCCGCTCGCCGGCCAGCCCTTGGCTACCCTCGCCGACTTCGCGAACGACTCCTGGATCACCCGTGCCGACAACCACCCGGTGGCCGAGGCTCTCGCCCGCAGCTGCCACACAGCCGGGTTCGAGCCGCAGATCGCCTACGAGGCCCACGACTACCAGGAGGCCCAGGCCATGGTCGCCGCAGGCATCGGCGTCGCCCTCGCCCCCACCCTCGCCCTGGAAGGTATCCGAGGCGGCGTCAGCGTCCTGCCGCTGCAGCCCCCTGCCCCGGTGCGCCGCATCCTCCTCGTCCGCATGAGCGACCACGTCCTCACCCCTGCCGCCCAGGCCTTCGCGGGCTTCCTGCGCGACAGCGCGGCGGTCGGCGCGCCGTCCTGA
- a CDS encoding PrpF domain-containing protein yields the protein MLRLQGEMIRGGTSKCWIFDHHDVVATGVNADALLLAAYNAADPRQIDGVGGASSTTSKAAIVQASTEPDVDVEYAFAQVGIGDERVEWTSNCGNCATAVALYAVHNGLVPITSDSTTVRMLNVNTRARLTGTIPTPGRTAPEEGTAAVPGTAALGVPVLLGFEDPAGSTTGRALPTGRAVDTLTGPAGRVEASLVDAGAPAALFEAKAFSLQGTESLAEFAAALPALTVLRRQAALAMGLAKEHDPVSHAVPKVGVVARPAAYHTTDGTPVGEDEHDLAVRMVSMHAPHPAIGLTSAVALATAAATPGTLAHRVARQTADGTLRLGTPAGVITAQSVPAAHGASPTVLLHRAARRIARAELLVPVLEGRLA from the coding sequence GTGTTGCGTCTGCAGGGCGAGATGATCCGCGGAGGAACCAGCAAGTGCTGGATCTTCGACCACCACGACGTGGTGGCGACCGGCGTGAACGCCGACGCTCTGCTGCTCGCCGCCTACAACGCCGCCGACCCCCGCCAGATCGACGGCGTCGGCGGTGCCTCCTCCACCACTTCCAAGGCCGCGATAGTCCAGGCCTCGACGGAGCCGGACGTCGACGTCGAGTACGCCTTCGCGCAGGTCGGCATCGGTGACGAGCGCGTGGAATGGACCAGCAACTGCGGCAACTGCGCGACTGCCGTCGCCCTGTACGCCGTCCACAACGGCCTGGTGCCGATCACGTCGGACTCCACCACGGTGCGGATGCTCAATGTCAACACCCGGGCCCGCCTCACCGGCACCATCCCCACCCCCGGACGGACGGCCCCAGAGGAGGGTACGGCCGCGGTGCCCGGTACCGCCGCGCTCGGTGTGCCGGTCCTGCTCGGCTTCGAGGACCCGGCGGGTTCGACCACGGGGCGCGCCCTGCCGACCGGCCGCGCCGTGGACACCCTGACCGGGCCCGCCGGCCGGGTCGAGGCGTCCCTGGTCGACGCCGGCGCCCCGGCCGCGCTGTTCGAGGCCAAGGCCTTCAGCCTCCAGGGCACCGAGTCTCTGGCCGAGTTCGCCGCGGCGTTGCCGGCGCTCACCGTGCTGCGCCGGCAGGCCGCCCTTGCCATGGGCCTGGCCAAGGAGCACGATCCCGTCAGCCACGCCGTGCCGAAGGTCGGCGTCGTCGCCCGCCCCGCCGCCTACCACACCACCGACGGCACCCCGGTCGGAGAGGACGAGCACGACCTGGCCGTCCGCATGGTTTCCATGCACGCACCCCACCCGGCGATCGGTCTCACCTCGGCCGTCGCGCTGGCCACCGCAGCCGCTACCCCCGGCACCCTCGCTCACCGCGTCGCCCGGCAGACCGCCGACGGGACGCTGCGCCTGGGCACCCCGGCCGGTGTCATCACCGCCCAATCCGTCCCCGCGGCGCACGGCGCGTCCCCCACGGTGCTGCTGCACCGCGCCGCCCGCCGCATCGCCCGAGCCGAACTCCTCGTTCCCGTCCTGGAAGGACGCCTCGCATGA
- the dctA gene encoding C4-dicarboxylate transporter DctA codes for MSRNDAAPGTVTAPPGRIRRLLSLLYVQCLIGVLAGAAVGWLWPSFGADLKPLGDGFIALVRMMIAPVIFCTVVHGIASMGNARAVGRVSLKALIYFEVLTTVAMVIGLVVVNLVKPGSGLHVDPSTLSTKGLPPAATQSHESVSAFVLSNIPDTLPGALTGHEILPVLLVSVLFGFGLNAAGEAGTGITQGIEKLSKVLFTLIRWIMRLAPIGAFGSMAFTIGNYGLDTLRHLFLLVGSFWLTALFFVVVVLGTVMRINGLRLLPFLRYIKEELLIVLGTSSSEPVLPRMMAKLQHAGASKPVVGITLPAGYSFNLDGTAIYLTMGSVFLAQALGIDLSLTQQLSMLAVMLLTSKGAAGVTGSGFIALAATLSAVPHVPVAALALIFGIDRFMSEARALTSVVGNGVATLAVAKWEGQLDTARANAVLRGEIPYTSAPETDRAHESQGGPKQQVSPVPDAKLTEAAELKSAAGPDRDPVPTAG; via the coding sequence ATGAGCCGCAACGACGCCGCCCCGGGCACCGTCACCGCCCCACCCGGCCGCATTCGCCGACTGCTGTCTCTGCTGTACGTCCAGTGCCTGATCGGTGTCCTTGCCGGGGCAGCGGTCGGCTGGCTGTGGCCCTCGTTCGGAGCCGACCTGAAGCCCCTGGGCGACGGCTTCATCGCGCTCGTACGCATGATGATCGCCCCGGTCATCTTCTGTACCGTCGTCCACGGCATCGCCTCCATGGGCAACGCGCGCGCCGTCGGACGGGTCAGTCTCAAGGCGCTGATCTACTTCGAGGTACTGACCACCGTCGCCATGGTGATCGGCCTGGTCGTCGTCAACCTCGTCAAGCCCGGCAGCGGACTGCACGTCGATCCGTCCACCCTTTCCACCAAGGGCCTGCCGCCGGCGGCGACTCAGAGCCACGAGAGCGTCTCCGCGTTCGTCCTCTCCAACATTCCGGACACCCTGCCCGGCGCGCTGACCGGCCACGAGATCCTGCCGGTGCTTCTGGTCTCGGTCCTGTTCGGCTTCGGCCTGAACGCCGCCGGCGAGGCCGGGACGGGGATCACACAGGGCATTGAGAAGCTGTCCAAGGTCCTGTTCACGCTCATCCGCTGGATCATGCGGCTGGCCCCGATCGGCGCCTTCGGCTCCATGGCCTTCACCATCGGCAACTACGGTCTCGACACCCTGCGTCACCTCTTCCTGCTAGTCGGCTCCTTCTGGCTCACCGCCCTGTTCTTCGTCGTGGTCGTCCTCGGGACGGTCATGCGCATCAACGGCCTGCGTCTGCTCCCCTTCCTCCGGTACATCAAGGAGGAGCTGCTGATCGTCCTGGGCACCTCGTCCAGCGAGCCGGTGCTGCCGCGCATGATGGCCAAACTGCAGCATGCCGGCGCCTCCAAGCCGGTCGTGGGCATCACACTGCCCGCTGGATACTCCTTCAACCTCGACGGCACCGCGATCTACCTGACCATGGGCTCGGTCTTCCTCGCCCAGGCCCTCGGCATCGACCTCAGCCTCACCCAGCAGTTGTCGATGCTCGCCGTCATGCTGCTCACCTCCAAGGGCGCCGCGGGCGTCACCGGCTCCGGTTTCATCGCCCTGGCCGCCACGCTCAGCGCCGTTCCGCACGTACCCGTCGCCGCCCTGGCCCTCATCTTCGGTATCGACCGCTTCATGTCCGAGGCCCGGGCTCTGACCAGCGTCGTGGGCAACGGCGTCGCCACCCTGGCGGTGGCCAAGTGGGAGGGGCAACTCGACACGGCCCGTGCCAACGCCGTCCTGCGTGGCGAGATCCCGTACACCTCCGCTCCCGAGACCGACCGCGCCCATGAGTCGCAGGGTGGGCCAAAGCAGCAGGTCAGCCCCGTACCCGACGCGAAGCTCACCGAAGCGGCCGAGCTGAAGTCAGCGGCCGGACCGGACCGTGACCCCGTGCCCACCGCTGGCTAA
- a CDS encoding alpha/beta fold hydrolase gives MHVVHYGPWQAPPLVLIHGSGSSGGSWSPVVPALADQYHVIRVDLPGHGRSSPAPSYDVPEQAGRLAAVLDALGLRPATVVGHSSGGYIATALTEQRPDLVGSLALISSGPSPGALLAQPVFLRVLIAPPLGPLLWPIRSDAMLRRGVTAVCNRPVDVPDDLVAEVRGIGYRTFRRVLRRNAAYIAERSMPERLTAFDVPVLVIFGNADRRWDPSSAHLYDTVPNARVEWLPDVGHFPMLEAPETTSELLLAFAAAGR, from the coding sequence ATGCATGTGGTCCACTACGGCCCGTGGCAGGCACCGCCGCTGGTGCTCATCCACGGATCGGGATCCTCGGGCGGCTCCTGGAGCCCGGTGGTGCCGGCGCTCGCCGACCAGTATCACGTCATCCGGGTGGACCTCCCAGGTCACGGCCGGTCCTCGCCCGCGCCGTCGTACGACGTGCCTGAGCAGGCAGGCCGCTTGGCCGCGGTGCTCGACGCACTCGGCCTTCGTCCGGCCACCGTGGTCGGGCACTCCAGCGGTGGATACATCGCCACCGCGCTTACTGAACAGCGCCCTGACCTGGTCGGTTCGCTGGCACTGATCAGCAGCGGCCCGAGTCCCGGCGCGCTCCTTGCGCAGCCCGTCTTCCTTCGGGTGCTGATTGCCCCGCCGCTGGGCCCGCTCCTGTGGCCGATCCGTTCGGACGCGATGCTCCGCAGGGGGGTGACCGCCGTGTGCAACCGCCCGGTGGACGTCCCGGACGACCTGGTCGCCGAGGTCCGGGGCATCGGCTATCGCACGTTCAGGAGGGTGTTGCGCCGAAACGCCGCGTATATCGCCGAGCGGAGCATGCCCGAGCGCCTGACCGCCTTCGACGTCCCGGTCCTGGTCATCTTCGGCAATGCCGACCGCCGCTGGGACCCGTCTTCGGCACACCTCTACGACACGGTGCCAAATGCGCGCGTCGAGTGGCTGCCCGACGTCGGACACTTCCCCATGCTGGAAGCGCCGGAGACGACAAGCGAGTTGCTGCTGGCCTTCGCGGCGGCAGGCCGCTGA
- a CDS encoding helix-turn-helix domain-containing protein — protein MAGFSHRVPAPVDITMVAHPSVTLFVDLSEDGLVYNAHGRREHGSVVVGLIPGDFRISSRTAEAGQCLQIRLSPVAAAAVLSASTEVVGTVALLEDLWGRDARQTEDRLRAATSWDERFTIAADVLGRRLDTRPPLDREIAAAWRRMLNSRGQVRVDNLANEVGWSRKRLWSRFRSQIGLTPKRAAQLVRFDHAAHLLAAGNATARVAAASGYVDQSHLHREVKAFTGVTPAAVAAAPWLAMDDVAWPTSFAGLSPSLSALRQVPAR, from the coding sequence ATGGCCGGGTTCAGCCATCGCGTCCCGGCGCCAGTGGACATCACCATGGTCGCGCACCCATCAGTCACCCTGTTCGTGGACCTGAGCGAAGACGGCCTCGTCTACAACGCCCACGGCCGACGCGAACACGGCAGCGTGGTCGTAGGCCTCATCCCGGGCGACTTCCGGATCAGCAGTCGGACGGCCGAGGCAGGCCAGTGCCTCCAGATTCGGCTGTCGCCGGTCGCGGCGGCCGCAGTACTCAGCGCGTCGACCGAGGTCGTCGGGACCGTGGCCTTGCTGGAAGATCTCTGGGGCCGCGACGCCAGGCAAACCGAGGACAGGCTGCGCGCCGCCACATCATGGGACGAACGGTTCACGATCGCGGCGGATGTCCTTGGCCGACGGCTGGACACCCGCCCGCCGCTCGATCGGGAGATCGCTGCCGCCTGGCGGCGGATGCTCAACAGCCGGGGACAGGTGCGGGTCGACAACCTGGCGAACGAGGTGGGCTGGAGCCGTAAGCGCCTGTGGTCCCGCTTCCGGTCCCAGATCGGCCTCACTCCCAAGCGCGCCGCCCAGCTGGTGCGCTTCGACCACGCCGCCCACCTTCTCGCAGCGGGTAACGCCACCGCTCGGGTGGCGGCCGCAAGCGGCTACGTCGACCAGTCGCACCTCCACCGCGAGGTCAAGGCGTTTACCGGGGTGACGCCCGCCGCCGTAGCCGCTGCGCCGTGGCTCGCGATGGACGACGTCGCGTGGCCGACTTCGTTCGCCGGCCTATCGCCGTCGCTGTCTGCGTTACGTCAGGTCCCGGCGAGGTGA
- the tpg gene encoding telomere-protecting terminal protein Tpg has translation MARRIRPTNADRGDALIGEAVERASWEMFTREPPMPLQGRVNFLVRQLKTTKAVAAGLGISQRSVERYRKGGGKHPPRAIAGRIDAAVRARWQPRVRTQRQKRAAATGGITVETRARFGYDAPGGTTDDGRFRRLTARLPASYAKRLFDAQQGRSTESPNEVIAEGLQEVCLKDNGHRADCLEVEFTDIDCIDVDC, from the coding sequence ATGGCGCGACGGATCCGTCCCACGAACGCGGACCGCGGCGACGCGCTGATCGGCGAGGCCGTTGAGCGCGCCAGCTGGGAGATGTTCACCCGCGAGCCGCCCATGCCCCTCCAGGGGCGCGTCAACTTCCTGGTCAGGCAGCTGAAGACGACCAAGGCCGTCGCGGCGGGGCTCGGCATCAGCCAGCGGTCCGTGGAGCGCTACCGCAAGGGTGGGGGCAAGCACCCCCCGAGGGCGATCGCCGGCCGGATCGACGCCGCGGTCCGCGCCCGCTGGCAGCCGCGGGTGCGGACCCAGCGGCAGAAGCGGGCCGCCGCCACGGGCGGGATCACCGTGGAGACCCGGGCGCGGTTCGGCTACGACGCTCCCGGCGGCACCACCGACGACGGCCGCTTCCGCCGCCTCACCGCCCGTCTGCCGGCCTCCTACGCCAAGCGGCTGTTCGACGCCCAGCAGGGCCGTAGCACCGAGTCACCGAACGAGGTGATCGCCGAAGGCCTCCAGGAGGTCTGCCTCAAGGACAACGGCCATCGTGCCGATTGCCTGGAAGTCGAATTCACGGATATCGACTGCATCGACGTCGATTGTTGA
- a CDS encoding glycoside hydrolase family 3 protein — MSTDAVTLPFRDPGLPLAERVEDLLSRLTLEERIAMLHQYSPAIPRLGVAEFRTGTETLHGVSWLGEATTFPQAVGLGATWDENLVREVAAAISVEQRAFHHHRPPVSGTGRNSLQGWAPVVNLLRDPRWGRNEEGYSEDPLLSARLGTAFCRGMTGDHPTYLRTAPVLKHFLAYNNEDDRCTTSSAIRPRVLHEYDLAAFRPAIATGAATGVMAAYNLVNGRPCHVSPLLEQELRRWAEPTGHELFVVSDAEAPSNLVDPEHDFDDHAASHAAALKAGIDSFTDHGEDSPVTIGRITAALERGLVTQDDIDRAVRRQLSIRFRLGEFDPGLDPYAGIGWDVVNSPAHQALALRAATEQVVLLKNTGLLPLAPERRIAVVGPLACTLFEDWYSGTHPYRVTVSDGLGVEGVEGVDRIVLRTTDGQAVTAVGEDGLLVLGQAQDTDAAAQFDLFDWDLGVLTLRSAATGRYASLRDADQRVAANRDQPGDWFVHETFHLEPATDGTEVLRNQFTGHYAQADPATGELTMTADTPEQALRFTRTTVRDGIISAVAAAQASDVTIVVLGNDPHINGRETQDRAGLRLPPQQDRLLREIAAVRPDTVLVVMSSYPYAVNWADQHLPAIVWTSHAGQETGRALAAVLRGDTDATGRLPQTWYRSDDELPAPLDYDIIKAGWTYLYHQTAPLYPFGHGLSYTTFDYGEPQLGQTELAADGEVTATLTVTNTGTRPGTETVQLYTRHLDARYHAPQLRLAAYRKVRLAAGETTELEFTLPATGALAHWDVATSAFTVHPGRYELITARSASQPVRSATLTVTGPAPEPRRVLEVPLHAADFDDYENITLVDATPTHGDAVTPTAEHGELLFCDVDLTGAGSVALQVSRTAPGTARLQLWTGDRLLTTVTVPSTGDRHTWTTVLADLTGHQPTGVHDLRVILTGEQRLTTLTFTP, encoded by the coding sequence GTGAGCACTGATGCCGTCACGCTGCCCTTCCGCGATCCGGGGCTCCCACTCGCCGAGCGCGTCGAGGACCTGCTCTCCCGGCTGACCCTCGAGGAGCGGATCGCGATGCTGCACCAGTACTCGCCCGCGATCCCGCGTCTCGGGGTCGCCGAGTTCCGCACCGGCACCGAGACCCTGCACGGCGTGTCCTGGCTGGGCGAGGCCACCACCTTCCCGCAGGCCGTGGGCCTGGGCGCGACCTGGGACGAGAACCTGGTCCGGGAGGTGGCGGCGGCGATCTCCGTCGAGCAGCGGGCGTTCCACCACCACCGGCCGCCCGTCAGCGGCACCGGCCGCAACAGCCTGCAGGGCTGGGCGCCGGTGGTGAACCTGCTGCGCGACCCGCGCTGGGGCCGCAACGAGGAGGGCTACTCCGAGGACCCGCTGCTGTCCGCCCGGCTGGGGACGGCGTTCTGCCGGGGCATGACCGGCGACCACCCGACGTACCTGCGCACGGCCCCGGTGCTCAAGCACTTCCTCGCCTACAACAACGAGGACGACCGCTGCACCACCTCCTCGGCGATTCGGCCCCGGGTGCTGCACGAGTACGACCTGGCCGCCTTCCGCCCGGCCATCGCCACCGGCGCGGCGACCGGCGTCATGGCCGCCTACAACCTCGTCAACGGCCGCCCCTGCCACGTCAGCCCCCTGCTCGAGCAGGAGCTGCGCCGCTGGGCCGAGCCCACCGGCCACGAGCTGTTCGTCGTCAGCGACGCCGAAGCCCCTTCCAACCTGGTCGACCCGGAGCACGACTTCGACGACCATGCCGCCTCCCACGCCGCCGCACTCAAGGCCGGCATCGACTCCTTCACCGACCACGGCGAGGACAGCCCCGTCACCATCGGCCGGATCACCGCCGCCCTCGAGCGCGGCCTGGTGACCCAGGACGACATCGACCGGGCGGTGCGCCGCCAGCTGTCGATCCGCTTCCGCCTCGGCGAGTTCGACCCCGGCCTCGACCCCTACGCCGGGATCGGCTGGGACGTCGTCAACTCCCCCGCCCACCAGGCCCTGGCGCTGCGCGCCGCCACCGAACAGGTGGTACTGCTCAAGAACACCGGGCTACTGCCGCTGGCCCCGGAGCGGCGGATCGCGGTGGTCGGGCCGCTGGCCTGCACCCTGTTCGAGGACTGGTACAGCGGCACCCACCCCTACCGTGTCACCGTCTCCGACGGCCTCGGCGTCGAAGGGGTGGAGGGCGTGGACCGGATCGTGCTGCGCACCACCGACGGGCAAGCGGTCACCGCCGTGGGCGAGGACGGACTGCTGGTGCTCGGCCAGGCCCAGGACACGGACGCCGCCGCCCAGTTCGACCTGTTCGACTGGGACCTGGGCGTGCTCACCCTGCGCTCCGCCGCCACCGGCCGGTACGCCTCCCTGCGCGACGCCGACCAGCGCGTCGCCGCCAACCGCGACCAGCCCGGCGACTGGTTCGTCCACGAGACCTTCCACCTCGAACCCGCCACCGACGGCACCGAGGTGCTGCGCAACCAGTTCACCGGCCACTACGCCCAGGCCGACCCCGCCACCGGCGAGCTGACCATGACCGCCGACACCCCCGAGCAGGCCCTGCGGTTCACCCGCACCACCGTCCGCGACGGCATCATCTCAGCCGTCGCCGCGGCCCAAGCCTCGGACGTGACCATCGTCGTGCTCGGCAACGACCCTCACATCAACGGCCGCGAGACCCAGGACCGCGCCGGGCTGCGGCTTCCCCCGCAGCAGGACCGGCTGCTGCGCGAAATCGCCGCCGTCCGACCCGACACCGTTCTCGTCGTCATGTCCAGCTACCCCTACGCGGTGAACTGGGCCGACCAGCACCTGCCCGCCATCGTCTGGACCTCCCACGCCGGCCAGGAGACCGGCCGCGCCCTCGCCGCCGTCCTGCGCGGCGACACCGACGCCACCGGCCGCCTCCCCCAGACCTGGTACCGCAGCGACGACGAACTCCCCGCCCCCCTCGACTACGACATCATCAAGGCCGGCTGGACCTACCTGTACCACCAGACCGCACCCCTCTACCCCTTCGGCCACGGCCTGTCCTACACCACCTTCGACTACGGCGAACCCCAGCTCGGCCAAACCGAGTTGGCCGCGGACGGGGAGGTCACCGCCACCCTCACCGTGACCAACACCGGCACCCGCCCCGGCACCGAAACGGTCCAGCTCTACACCCGCCACCTCGACGCCCGCTACCACGCGCCCCAGCTCCGCCTGGCCGCCTACCGCAAAGTCCGCCTCGCGGCAGGCGAGACCACCGAGCTCGAGTTCACCCTGCCCGCCACCGGCGCCCTCGCCCACTGGGACGTGGCCACCAGCGCCTTCACTGTCCACCCCGGCCGCTACGAACTGATCACCGCCCGCTCGGCAAGCCAGCCGGTCCGCAGTGCCACCCTCACCGTCACCGGCCCCGCACCGGAGCCTCGCCGCGTCCTCGAAGTCCCGCTCCATGCAGCCGACTTCGACGACTACGAGAACATCACCCTCGTCGACGCCACCCCCACCCACGGCGACGCCGTCACCCCCACCGCCGAGCACGGCGAACTCCTCTTCTGCGATGTCGACCTCACCGGCGCCGGCTCCGTCGCCCTCCAGGTCTCCCGCACCGCCCCCGGCACCGCCCGGCTCCAACTCTGGACCGGCGACCGCCTGCTGACCACCGTCACGGTCCCCTCCACCGGCGACCGCCACACCTGGACCACCGTCCTCGCCGACCTCACCGGACACCAACCCACCGGTGTCCACGACCTCCGCGTCATCCTCACCGGCGAACAACGCCTCACCACCCTCACCTTCACCCCCTGA